A portion of the Leptospira noumeaensis genome contains these proteins:
- a CDS encoding sugar phosphotransferase, whose amino-acid sequence MVSFLPPMIAILAILSLILHSFYVHSRFGVKDVPNERSLHDVVTKKSGGMFFIPLFLLSILGLLFYPDTTKLSFAPENLSQRTDIYLLLAGVFIFCILGFIDDLYHLSPKLRLFLELSVVGTFLIWTNPELTYFGLGSVPKFVQIFGLTIFLVFAINLVNFMDGMDWYLVTTIFLSYFSLAFVCPNFYALGNYGYSFYLILFVSMFGFIFYNFPRAKLFMGDSGSLALGFFVMALPLFVGKWTELKSEVWDATYYFYLFPYFWLDGIFTLTKRFFQKKHLFSAHREHLYQRITETKLGKIGSLLIFFSLNLSVVSIHLVLTFFKIPNLFIFLTLFLFSAFSYGILWILIPRKNLA is encoded by the coding sequence ATGGTCTCTTTTTTACCACCAATGATTGCCATTCTCGCAATTCTCAGCCTCATTTTGCATTCATTCTATGTCCATTCCCGATTTGGGGTCAAAGATGTGCCAAACGAACGTAGTTTGCATGACGTTGTCACCAAAAAATCGGGAGGAATGTTTTTTATCCCTTTATTTCTACTGAGTATCTTAGGACTCCTTTTTTACCCAGATACGACCAAACTCTCATTCGCGCCAGAAAATCTTTCGCAAAGAACGGACATCTACCTTTTGTTAGCTGGTGTTTTTATCTTTTGTATCCTTGGTTTTATCGATGATTTGTATCATCTCAGCCCGAAACTTCGCTTGTTTTTAGAGCTCAGTGTGGTTGGAACTTTTTTAATTTGGACAAATCCAGAATTAACATATTTTGGATTGGGATCTGTTCCTAAGTTTGTTCAAATATTTGGCCTTACCATCTTTCTCGTATTTGCTATCAACTTAGTCAATTTTATGGATGGGATGGATTGGTATTTGGTCACAACCATCTTTTTGTCTTATTTTTCATTGGCCTTTGTTTGCCCCAATTTCTATGCTTTGGGGAACTATGGTTATAGTTTTTATCTGATCCTTTTTGTTTCCATGTTTGGATTTATATTTTATAATTTTCCAAGAGCCAAACTATTTATGGGAGACAGTGGATCGTTAGCATTAGGATTTTTTGTAATGGCATTACCATTGTTTGTTGGAAAATGGACAGAACTTAAATCTGAAGTTTGGGATGCCACATATTATTTTTATCTATTTCCATACTTTTGGTTGGATGGAATTTTTACCCTAACCAAACGATTTTTCCAAAAGAAACATTTGTTTTCCGCACACCGGGAACATCTCTATCAGAGAATCACAGAAACCAAATTAGGAAAAATTGGATCTCTTCTTATATTTTTCAGTTTAAACCTCAGTGTTGTTTCTATTCATCTTGTATTAACATTTTTTAAGATTCCGAATCTTTTTATTTTCTTAACCCTTTTCCTTTTTTCTGCATTTAGTTACGGAATCCTTTGGATTTTAATACCTAGAAAAAACCTTGCATAA
- a CDS encoding DUF368 domain-containing protein, which yields MPLSKKEILFCLLNGFLIGIANLIPGVSGGTFALILGLYDRLITAITSLNLDTIKVSIALVFGFWKEDVRKRFAEEMKRIDFWFLVFLGIGLLLSVISGAKLIQYLLQNHPQATLALFIGLIFPSLAVPYKLIEKHSLVVWLFLIPGILLTIVPSFFMGDTTGSENPLIAFLTGAVAISAMILPGISGSYIMLVLGEYQIVIGKLSTILEPSSIVFLAAFGIGCLLGLLIFTHFVKWLFVKYKSHTMTFLLGLILGSFFILWPFKDYANGQTIVGRSGEVKRDIQIATAKNVLPKDFAETQIPLAALILGLVLGFGLNRLESLQEKK from the coding sequence ATGCCTCTATCGAAAAAAGAAATTTTATTCTGCCTTCTCAATGGCTTTCTCATCGGGATTGCCAACCTCATCCCCGGTGTTTCCGGAGGGACTTTTGCACTCATCCTCGGGCTCTATGACAGGTTAATTACTGCCATCACATCCCTAAACTTGGATACCATCAAAGTATCAATCGCACTAGTATTTGGATTCTGGAAAGAAGATGTAAGAAAACGTTTTGCGGAAGAAATGAAACGGATTGATTTTTGGTTTCTTGTCTTTCTTGGAATCGGTTTATTGTTATCCGTTATCTCTGGTGCCAAACTCATCCAGTATTTACTACAAAACCACCCACAAGCAACACTTGCACTTTTTATAGGACTCATTTTTCCGTCTCTTGCTGTCCCTTATAAACTCATCGAAAAACATAGCTTAGTTGTATGGCTTTTCCTCATTCCAGGAATCCTACTCACAATTGTTCCTAGTTTTTTTATGGGAGACACAACGGGTTCGGAAAATCCTTTGATTGCTTTTCTGACTGGAGCCGTTGCCATTTCTGCAATGATCCTACCAGGAATCTCTGGTTCTTACATCATGCTTGTGTTAGGTGAATACCAAATCGTAATTGGAAAACTTTCTACCATCCTAGAGCCAAGTTCGATTGTTTTTCTCGCAGCATTTGGGATTGGATGTTTACTCGGGCTTCTGATTTTTACTCATTTTGTAAAATGGTTATTTGTTAAGTATAAGTCGCATACAATGACTTTTTTACTTGGCCTTATCCTAGGATCCTTTTTTATCCTCTGGCCTTTCAAAGACTATGCCAATGGCCAAACAATTGTAGGTAGATCGGGAGAAGTGAAACGAGACATTCAAATTGCCACTGCAAAGAATGTATTACCAAAAGACTTTGCAGAAACACAAATCCCACTAGCAGCTCTAATTTTGGGGTTGGTTCTTGGGTTTGGACTCAACCGTTTGGAATCTCTACAAGAGAAGAAGTAG
- the dapA gene encoding 4-hydroxy-tetrahydrodipicolinate synthase, protein MFQGVYTAVITPFRQGKIDYDSYFKILENQIRSGVAGVVPCGTTGESPTLSYAEHKELIQKTVKVVAGKIQVIAGTGSNSTKEAIELTESACTDGVDGILTVNPYYNKPTQEGMFRHFTEIANVSSKPVMLYNIPGRTNVNLLPETVARLSAHPKIAAIKEATGDLGQMAKVIAATPSDFDLLSGDDNLTLPVLSIGGRGVVSVVSNLFPRACVDMVSLYLRGDLEASKKIYYKLLPVFINAFIETNPIPIKAAMSWFGYCENELRLPMTSLSEGSPADNFKKTVFQLKEEGIV, encoded by the coding sequence ATGTTTCAGGGCGTTTATACCGCGGTCATCACCCCCTTCCGCCAGGGGAAAATCGATTATGATAGTTATTTTAAAATCCTAGAAAACCAGATCCGCTCCGGCGTGGCAGGTGTGGTTCCTTGTGGGACAACGGGTGAATCTCCCACCCTTTCTTATGCAGAACATAAGGAACTCATCCAAAAGACCGTCAAAGTTGTGGCAGGGAAAATCCAAGTCATCGCGGGAACTGGATCTAACTCTACAAAAGAGGCCATTGAACTCACTGAGTCTGCTTGTACGGACGGGGTAGACGGAATCCTAACCGTCAACCCATACTATAACAAACCCACACAAGAAGGGATGTTCCGTCATTTTACCGAGATTGCCAATGTATCATCCAAACCAGTGATGTTGTACAACATTCCAGGAAGAACCAATGTGAATTTACTTCCAGAAACGGTAGCAAGGCTTTCGGCTCATCCAAAAATCGCGGCAATCAAAGAAGCAACCGGCGATTTAGGTCAAATGGCAAAGGTCATTGCTGCTACACCGTCTGACTTTGATTTGTTGTCTGGTGATGACAACCTAACACTTCCTGTTTTATCCATCGGTGGTAGAGGAGTGGTTTCTGTAGTCTCCAATCTTTTTCCTCGTGCTTGTGTGGATATGGTTTCCTTGTACTTACGTGGAGACTTAGAAGCATCCAAAAAGATTTATTACAAACTCCTTCCTGTGTTTATCAATGCTTTCATTGAAACCAATCCCATCCCCATCAAAGCTGCAATGAGTTGGTTTGGTTATTGTGAAAATGAACTTCGTCTACCGATGACTTCTTTGTCAGAAGGTTCACCTGCAGACAATTTCAAAAAAACTGTATTCCAACTCAAAGAGGAAGGCATTGTCTAA
- the cdaA gene encoding diadenylate cyclase CdaA has product MDFFRGLYIIPWSKNYISISLDVLIVAFLIYKTYTTLRRTRGIQLLLGVGIIWISGSFAEYLGFELLEWILTNIRPALVFAIIVLLQPELRRLTGDLARIRLLRLFFLKPTFDLDPIVEAVRIMSQEKTGSIIVLVKDISLKDISENAVPMDAQVTSEVLQTIFFKNSPLHDGAVIIEQNRIVCAASYLPMSSSVEIATLGARHRSALGLSEETDAIIIVTSEETGDITICYEGEMLHPVKPLELKALVSSLMAGTRRSKDDSLRKPKEKDTGVSI; this is encoded by the coding sequence TTGGATTTTTTTCGAGGATTATACATCATTCCGTGGAGTAAAAACTATATCTCCATATCTTTAGATGTTTTAATCGTCGCATTTTTAATTTATAAAACCTACACAACACTTCGTAGAACACGAGGAATCCAACTTTTACTTGGCGTGGGAATCATTTGGATTTCAGGAAGTTTTGCTGAATATTTAGGGTTTGAACTTCTGGAATGGATTCTCACGAATATCAGACCTGCCTTGGTGTTTGCTATCATTGTCCTCTTACAACCAGAACTTCGTAGGTTGACCGGCGATTTAGCGCGCATTCGCCTACTTCGATTGTTCTTTCTGAAACCCACATTTGATCTTGATCCCATCGTAGAAGCGGTTCGGATCATGTCTCAAGAAAAAACAGGATCCATCATCGTACTTGTGAAAGACATAAGTTTGAAAGATATATCTGAAAACGCTGTGCCCATGGATGCACAAGTCACATCAGAGGTATTACAAACCATCTTTTTTAAAAATTCACCACTACACGATGGAGCTGTGATCATCGAACAAAATCGAATTGTTTGTGCGGCATCTTATCTACCAATGAGTAGTTCGGTGGAAATTGCAACACTCGGTGCAAGGCATCGTTCGGCCTTGGGCCTTTCTGAAGAAACAGATGCCATCATCATTGTTACCTCTGAGGAAACAGGTGATATTACTATTTGTTACGAAGGGGAAATGTTACATCCAGTCAAACCTTTGGAACTCAAAGCCCTTGTGAGTAGCCTAATGGCTGGAACCAGAAGGTCAAAGGATGATTCTCTTCGTAAACCCAAAGAGAAAGATACGGGAGTCAGTATATGA
- a CDS encoding alpha/beta fold hydrolase, with protein MVDLNFPKKNATEWLAAGKFFEYKKFQIFFIQEGRGQNLILLHGFPTSSWDYSKIFNGLSRYFNTIAIDFLGFGYSSKPKKHTYTLIEQTDIIENYIEKNALRRVKFVFHDYAVSVGQEILARHLERTDRKYEIDGAVFLNGGLFPHLHRPTFKQKLLATPILGAILSRFYDEKKFGVAFAQVFGENTKPSEKEISVLWKLITYPNKVLIPHKLLKYIKERRLHGERWKNALLQTEVPLLFINGGEDPVSGRHLADEIEKLPIKNKKLIRWESIGHYPQWENPEESFKEIYEFLK; from the coding sequence ATGGTAGATCTTAACTTTCCAAAAAAGAACGCAACCGAATGGTTGGCAGCAGGCAAATTTTTCGAATATAAGAAGTTTCAAATTTTCTTTATCCAAGAAGGAAGAGGGCAAAATTTAATTCTACTTCATGGATTCCCTACTTCCTCTTGGGACTATTCCAAAATTTTTAATGGTCTTTCGCGTTACTTCAATACAATCGCAATTGATTTTTTAGGATTTGGATATTCTTCTAAACCAAAAAAACATACATATACACTCATCGAACAAACAGATATCATAGAAAACTATATCGAAAAGAATGCACTACGTAGGGTGAAGTTTGTATTTCACGATTATGCCGTGAGTGTGGGACAAGAAATTTTAGCAAGGCACTTAGAACGCACGGATCGTAAGTATGAAATTGATGGTGCCGTTTTTTTGAATGGAGGACTTTTCCCCCATCTCCACAGACCCACATTCAAACAAAAACTTCTCGCCACACCAATCTTAGGTGCAATTCTTTCAAGGTTTTATGATGAAAAAAAGTTTGGAGTGGCTTTTGCTCAAGTATTTGGGGAAAATACAAAACCAAGCGAAAAGGAAATATCTGTTCTTTGGAAACTCATCACGTATCCCAACAAAGTTTTAATCCCTCATAAACTTCTGAAATACATTAAAGAAAGAAGGTTACACGGAGAACGTTGGAAAAATGCACTCCTCCAAACAGAAGTTCCCCTACTTTTTATCAACGGAGGAGAAGATCCGGTAAGTGGTCGTCACCTAGCAGATGAAATTGAAAAACTTCCTATCAAAAATAAAAAACTAATTCGTTGGGAATCCATCGGTCATTATCCGCAATGGGAAAATCCAGAAGAAAGTTTTAAAGAAATCTATGAGTTTTTAAAGTAA
- a CDS encoding CdaR family protein, giving the protein MIPKLLGKVGRNWKAKLVSLIIASIFYVNLQNSKVLIKTINVPVDYPKLSGNLNYSKNPEKTIPVRVEGLKDVVNYYSQFMKAVIDPEDVQLGVTEVPIKKIVGVPSGVKVTKLKKTVPVEIESRGLKVVPLEVVFEGAPPPNFEKLTQIVSPQKVTLSGKPQDLEKITKVILPEISLIDKKEPFAKTVRIPDLPKGVSVLGSRDVTVNVNIIPLSYKTGEQTAAGIPIVCSGSDARLDAELSEEQVAIRYFSLKPIRSAQILTGITAQVPCNYIFDPIKNKIIPELQPQVAKVRIIKSKDLKGIEILQISPEKIEIRYKVKEQQNPDSDPTDDGTGMEGPGTVPSDRS; this is encoded by the coding sequence ATGATTCCAAAACTTTTAGGTAAAGTTGGTAGAAACTGGAAAGCGAAGTTAGTTTCATTAATCATTGCTAGTATTTTTTACGTAAATCTTCAGAACTCTAAAGTTTTGATCAAAACCATCAACGTCCCTGTCGATTATCCAAAGTTATCTGGTAATTTGAACTACTCTAAAAACCCAGAAAAAACAATTCCGGTTCGGGTTGAAGGTTTGAAAGACGTGGTGAATTATTATTCGCAATTTATGAAAGCTGTAATTGATCCAGAGGATGTACAACTCGGAGTCACGGAAGTTCCGATTAAAAAAATCGTTGGTGTTCCGAGTGGAGTTAAGGTTACCAAACTTAAAAAAACTGTTCCTGTGGAAATTGAATCTCGTGGATTAAAAGTAGTTCCTTTGGAAGTTGTATTTGAAGGAGCACCACCACCTAACTTTGAAAAATTGACCCAAATTGTGAGTCCTCAAAAGGTGACTCTCAGTGGAAAACCACAAGATTTGGAAAAAATTACCAAGGTAATTTTGCCTGAGATATCACTTATCGATAAAAAAGAACCATTTGCAAAAACGGTTCGGATTCCGGATCTCCCTAAAGGTGTGAGTGTTCTTGGGTCACGTGATGTCACTGTGAATGTAAATATCATTCCGCTTTCTTATAAAACGGGGGAACAAACGGCTGCAGGAATTCCCATTGTTTGTTCAGGCTCAGACGCCAGGTTGGATGCGGAACTTTCGGAAGAACAAGTTGCGATTCGTTATTTTTCTCTCAAACCAATTCGTTCAGCACAAATTCTTACCGGAATCACAGCCCAAGTCCCATGTAACTATATTTTTGATCCTATCAAAAACAAAATCATTCCCGAATTACAGCCGCAAGTTGCCAAAGTTCGAATCATAAAAAGTAAAGATTTAAAAGGCATTGAGATTCTGCAAATCAGTCCTGAAAAAATTGAAATCCGTTACAAAGTAAAAGAACAACAAAATCCAGATTCTGATCCCACTGATGATGGAACCGGAATGGAAGGTCCAGGCACGGTCCCTTCCGATCGGTCTTAA
- the dapB gene encoding 4-hydroxy-tetrahydrodipicolinate reductase yields MSKIKVGVIGAGGRMGKAIIQVLSLSKKSELSAAVVREGAVYAGFDSGNHAGIKETGILLSTDLQKACESSDVLIDFSTHTGFESILNSALANKKPLVIGTTGLTDSDKALIQSAATSIPIVFSPNMSVGVNLLFKLTEIAAKVLDEDFDIEVLDIHHRHKKDAPSGTAMYLKEVLLNATKRSEENVIYGRHGMYPERDQKEIAMHTMRAGEVVGEHTVYFLSSEERIEITHKAQDRKTFATGAVKAAEFLHGKSKGLYNMFDVLGI; encoded by the coding sequence TTGTCTAAAATCAAAGTTGGTGTCATCGGTGCTGGGGGAAGGATGGGAAAGGCCATCATCCAAGTCCTTTCTCTTTCCAAAAAATCAGAGTTAAGTGCTGCTGTTGTGAGAGAAGGGGCCGTGTATGCGGGATTTGATTCTGGAAACCATGCTGGTATCAAAGAAACGGGAATTTTACTTTCTACCGACTTACAAAAAGCTTGTGAATCTTCCGATGTTTTGATTGATTTTAGCACCCATACTGGATTTGAATCCATTTTGAATTCTGCCTTAGCCAATAAAAAACCATTGGTGATTGGAACCACAGGCCTTACTGATTCCGATAAGGCTCTCATCCAATCGGCAGCCACCTCTATTCCCATTGTCTTTTCACCGAACATGTCTGTGGGTGTGAATCTGTTATTTAAATTAACAGAGATCGCAGCAAAAGTGTTAGATGAAGATTTTGATATAGAAGTTTTAGACATCCACCATCGGCATAAAAAAGATGCCCCTTCGGGAACAGCCATGTATTTGAAAGAGGTTCTTTTGAATGCAACCAAACGTTCAGAAGAAAATGTGATTTATGGTCGTCATGGTATGTATCCAGAAAGAGACCAAAAAGAAATCGCCATGCACACGATGCGCGCGGGTGAAGTGGTTGGTGAACACACTGTATATTTTTTAAGTTCGGAAGAACGAATTGAAATCACTCATAAGGCACAGGATCGTAAAACCTTTGCGACTGGTGCCGTAAAAGCCGCCGAGTTTTTACACGGAAAGTCCAAAGGGCTTTATAATATGTTCGATGTGTTAGGAATATAA
- a CDS encoding aromatic amino acid ammonia-lyase, whose translation MNLSTLQSLSRSGSFSHLTNVHQSLETERNQLESILKVSKEKLIYGIHTGFGPHAFSSNEDTGKIQKSLIYHLTVEPVFSSDGIPHSHLNHNEARAVLAARIHCLSLGGSGIDFKTLEILNTLLELDCIPVLPEKGSLSASGDLIPLSYIPLALLGESGFTGIGKDLAPSRWNGGTSKIPGLPWTPKVKEAISLTNGTSFTTALLGLQVLEFRNILSYSLELLEYLFSFHSVFSDAFHPAYHNHKQFDGPKEIVKILYPTVSKHSKVKKEGSRIQDIYSIRCIPQILGSILDELISVGKVVEQELNSLSDNPVLIPTEEGVRFAEGGGFYAAQVSFAADRLQNAMAVWFTWVDRFLNYLYEPNENGEFPLMLSDKPGTYAGLSGLGLMSTHLTAEVRRDSMPGSVQSISTNGNNQDIVPMGAISVLRNRRTVSSAYKLLSIFAFSVFQSSRFAKRKDLIPNQNLFAGLKTMAADRSLDFEIQTLMERLKNSTSSLVEIPNG comes from the coding sequence TTGAATTTATCAACACTCCAATCTTTATCTCGATCCGGTTCATTTTCTCATTTAACTAACGTTCACCAGTCTTTAGAAACTGAGCGAAACCAATTAGAATCCATTTTAAAAGTTTCTAAAGAAAAACTAATTTATGGAATCCATACAGGGTTTGGACCCCATGCCTTCTCATCCAATGAAGATACGGGAAAAATCCAAAAATCTTTAATCTATCATTTAACCGTTGAACCTGTATTTTCTTCCGATGGAATCCCGCATTCCCATTTAAATCATAACGAAGCAAGGGCCGTTCTTGCGGCTAGAATTCATTGTTTGTCACTTGGTGGATCGGGAATCGACTTTAAAACATTAGAAATATTGAATACACTTTTGGAGTTGGATTGTATTCCTGTTTTGCCAGAAAAAGGTTCTCTTTCGGCTTCTGGAGATTTGATTCCCCTCAGTTACATTCCTTTGGCACTTCTTGGTGAATCTGGTTTTACTGGAATAGGAAAGGATTTGGCACCGAGTCGGTGGAATGGCGGAACTTCCAAAATCCCTGGTTTGCCTTGGACTCCCAAGGTTAAGGAAGCAATTTCTCTTACCAATGGAACAAGTTTTACCACTGCCCTTCTTGGGCTCCAAGTTCTTGAGTTTCGAAACATACTTTCTTATAGTTTGGAACTTCTAGAGTATTTGTTTAGTTTTCATTCTGTTTTTTCTGACGCCTTCCATCCGGCTTACCATAACCACAAACAATTTGATGGCCCAAAAGAAATTGTTAAAATTCTTTATCCAACCGTTTCAAAACATTCCAAAGTGAAAAAAGAAGGAAGTAGAATCCAAGATATATATTCTATCCGTTGTATTCCTCAAATCCTTGGATCTATTTTGGATGAACTGATTTCTGTAGGAAAGGTAGTGGAACAAGAGTTAAATTCCCTTTCAGACAATCCTGTTTTAATTCCTACAGAAGAGGGAGTTCGGTTTGCCGAAGGTGGTGGGTTTTATGCCGCCCAAGTCAGTTTTGCCGCTGACAGATTGCAGAATGCGATGGCTGTTTGGTTTACTTGGGTGGATCGATTTTTGAATTATCTCTATGAACCAAATGAAAACGGTGAGTTCCCTTTGATGTTGTCAGATAAACCAGGTACGTACGCAGGATTATCGGGATTAGGTCTTATGTCCACTCACCTAACGGCAGAAGTACGTAGAGATAGTATGCCAGGTTCTGTACAGTCTATCTCTACCAATGGAAATAACCAAGACATTGTACCTATGGGTGCGATTTCGGTTTTAAGAAATCGCAGAACGGTCTCAAGTGCGTATAAATTACTTTCTATATTTGCTTTTTCGGTTTTTCAGTCTTCTCGGTTTGCCAAAAGAAAGGATCTAATTCCAAATCAAAATTTATTTGCCGGCCTAAAGACTATGGCAGCAGATCGAAGTCTGGACTTTGAAATCCAGACATTGATGGAAAGATTAAAAAATTCTACTTCTTCTCTTGTAGAGATTCCAAACGGTTGA
- a CDS encoding sodium:proton antiporter: MLKKLLTTIVFLVCLSVTTAGLFAEDPTPVQAQTTTQEETGHSSHGESVHEELPYWTVLPFVAILLCIAILPVASHKTSHWWEDNNNKLILAVGLGAISFVVLLVYGYSHNIVHTVFFDYIPFIILLGSLFYISGGIVIKGDIHATPLNNTLYLLIGAALASFIGTTGASMLLIRPLLKTNSERKHVVHTVVFFIFLVSNIGGSLTPLGDPPLFLGYLKGVPFTWTFKLLPEMLLAVSILLVVYFVWDTIAYKKETKKDLKRDDKLATPFSIGGQVNFIWLLGVILAVAFLNSNYIPEINQTPTLGFIREAVLIVLIGLSKFTSKEADRKFNNFTLHPIQEVAYLFIGIFITMIPALVLLEAHGKELGITQNWQFFWATGAFSSVLDNAPTYLTFGSLASGLLTPAGAAAPLTLGQFIGNVQAEEILKAISVGAVFMGANTYIGNAPNFMVKSVAEENKVKMPSFGGYLAYSMGILVPVFILITFVFFV, from the coding sequence ATGTTGAAGAAGCTTCTCACAACGATAGTATTCCTGGTTTGTTTGTCTGTGACAACGGCAGGTTTATTTGCGGAAGACCCAACTCCGGTTCAAGCGCAGACAACCACTCAGGAAGAAACAGGACATTCGTCTCATGGCGAATCAGTACACGAGGAACTACCGTATTGGACGGTATTGCCTTTTGTTGCCATTTTACTTTGTATTGCAATCTTACCGGTTGCTTCTCATAAAACTTCTCATTGGTGGGAAGACAATAATAACAAATTGATCCTTGCTGTGGGACTCGGAGCCATTTCTTTTGTGGTTCTACTTGTTTATGGATATAGCCATAATATCGTTCACACGGTTTTCTTTGATTATATCCCCTTTATCATTTTACTCGGATCTTTGTTTTATATTTCCGGTGGGATTGTAATCAAGGGTGATATCCATGCAACACCATTAAATAACACCTTGTATTTGTTAATTGGTGCAGCGTTAGCTTCATTTATTGGAACTACCGGTGCTTCCATGTTACTCATTCGTCCACTGTTAAAAACAAATAGCGAAAGAAAACATGTGGTTCACACTGTTGTGTTTTTTATCTTCCTTGTTTCCAACATTGGTGGGTCTTTAACACCACTTGGTGATCCTCCACTTTTTCTAGGTTATTTGAAAGGAGTTCCTTTCACTTGGACATTCAAACTATTGCCTGAGATGCTTTTGGCAGTTTCTATCTTACTCGTAGTGTATTTCGTTTGGGATACGATTGCTTATAAAAAAGAAACCAAAAAAGATTTAAAACGCGACGATAAACTCGCCACTCCTTTTTCCATTGGTGGTCAAGTGAACTTCATTTGGTTACTCGGTGTGATTTTAGCAGTTGCATTTTTAAATAGTAACTACATTCCAGAAATCAACCAAACACCAACACTTGGATTTATCCGTGAGGCAGTATTAATTGTTCTGATTGGTCTTTCTAAGTTTACTTCGAAAGAAGCAGATCGTAAGTTTAACAACTTTACTCTCCATCCAATCCAAGAAGTGGCCTACCTTTTCATTGGTATTTTCATTACGATGATTCCTGCTCTTGTCCTCCTTGAGGCACATGGTAAAGAACTGGGAATCACACAAAACTGGCAGTTTTTCTGGGCAACAGGAGCTTTCTCTTCTGTTTTAGACAATGCTCCCACTTACCTCACTTTTGGTTCGTTAGCTTCTGGCCTCCTCACTCCAGCGGGTGCGGCAGCTCCTCTCACGTTAGGTCAGTTCATCGGAAATGTCCAAGCGGAAGAAATTCTAAAGGCCATTTCGGTGGGTGCCGTATTTATGGGTGCGAATACTTATATCGGTAACGCCCCTAACTTTATGGTAAAATCTGTTGCAGAAGAAAACAAAGTAAAGATGCCATCTTTTGGTGGTTATTTAGCATACTCTATGGGAATTTTAGTTCCTGTGTTTATCCTCATTACTTTCGTATTCTTCGTCTAA